The Nymphaea colorata isolate Beijing-Zhang1983 chromosome 7, ASM883128v2, whole genome shotgun sequence DNA window TGAACTCCATCTAGGTTGGCTCAACCAGCATGAAACTTGGGTCCACCATCCACGAAAACTAAGTTACCTGCCATCCAAATGAACACCAAGATCAAAACATATTACTTAATTATCTTCAAATTCCCTATATTGTCAATTACTTTGATAAATTACTTTGAATCTTATATTATTACTTTTCCTAGGTTGGTTCTTGTCTGGATCAAGTCCGATCCATTAACACCCCTAATCCAAACAACAGATTTGTAAACTGGTTGCTCACCTAGTGTGGGCATGAGCAGTGCCAGGGCTCCGATTCCGGCGAGTTTGAGTGGGAGTCCGGTCCTGATCATGTCCTTGATCTCTATGTGTCCCGTCGTGAACCCGATGATGTTCGAGGGCGTGCCGGTCGGAAGCAGGAACGCGAACTGCGCGCCGATCCCTCCGGGGACCATGAGAAGCAGGGGATGCACGTTCAATGTGCTTGCGAGCTGAATCAGCAGCGGCAGCACCAGCGTCGCCGTTGCGTTGTTGGAGGCAAATTCCGTCATGGTGCTGGTGATGAGGCAGACCGCCGGCGCGACGCCGACGTAGGGCACCTTCTGCAGGAACGTGAGGCTCCGGGACAGCAGGTCCGCCAGGCCGCTGAGCCGAACGCCGTCGGCAATCGCGAAGCCGGCGCCGAGGAGCAAGATGATGCTCCACTGCAGCTTCTTGCATTTGTTCCAGTCCATTAGTGCCTcccctttttgcttcttgttgGGGATTATGAATAGAAGAGTCGCCATGAGTATCTgttccacaagaagaaaaagaattaagAAACTGGTCTCTGTTGATTTGTAAAGTGAGTTCTTTGGGACATACACTGACGGTTCCGTCGCCAACACGCCCCTGAAACAGGACCTCCCACCCTGGGATGTCATTCGTGATGCTTCTTGTCATCCACAGTGCTACCAATCCCTGCAGCCACAATAATCACTCTGAGTTTTATTTCTTCATTAGAAGCGCAAGCGTTCCTATTTAGATCAACTAAACATGCAGAAGAAGTGGATTTAGTTCCAATTTATTACAgatgaaaataataaataaatatatgaatctgaaaCTGATCAGCCAGTACTTCCACTAATTtcttcttaagaaaaaaaattgcgaAAATTGAGTCTGTTTGATAAATAGTTATTGACTATGAAATTGATATAAATAAAGCAAAGAGAGAGTAAAGCAGCGTACCCCAAAGACTAGGAAGATCATCTTTTCCTCAAACGTTGTTGGCCCTGTTATGAAGCAAAAGatataaataaatgttttcaaccagagagagagagatatatatatctgGGAACCTTAAATTCAAAATGGACCTTAGATTCTCGAAGTTTAGATTTCTAATGACGATCCAAAATCCCATGTTTGCAAGATCGAATGATTAGATCATGGATGTTTATAAACCTTGCATCCTGAAGTTTTTTTAATCTCAAATCAGACTTGAAATCtaagatttggatccaaaaaacACTTATTATACGTGTATTGTaagcatttttcatgttttctcgtatttttatggttttcatttttcataagttttaggatttattaaatattttaaattttttaaaaaattaccaagatattttcgagatatacaactttatcGTATGTATTATACCTGAAAAATTCCTTACCATACAATATcttacatgttttttgtgacgaTGATTTATACAagcccaaaatcaaaattttctttaaactagTAACAGCAAACGAACTTTTTCACCTGCCCAACGAAGACACGAAAATGACATTGAAGATGTTATATTCAATCTGAGTCAGGAAATTGATTCCGGTGAGATAGGAACCACAGGCGTGCACTCCTCTACTATGATCCTCACAATCCGGGAAAGCGACTCTTTTTATATATCAATGATATTGATTATGCACTCAAAAGGAAGGAGCCGTATGCTCCAAATTCATTTGACTTGAGGAAATGTGAGACGGATTCAATTTGTAGACAAGTACTACTTTTTTTGGTAGATATTCCATCACCAGATTTCTGTGATATTGATTATTACCCAATCCCCTGTTCCTGGCTTTCTGAGCACAGGATGAGATTTCTAAGGCTCGCAAACAATAaacagaagaaggaaaggatCGGCTGCTCTGTAATTGCATAATTTCTCCGCAATTATGCTCTGAAaatctattttgattttttaaaattttcaactatttagTGTGATTTTCATGGTTTAAAACCTGGGTAGCTTTCACTGATCAAGCTTTCTGGATCCATCTGAGCGTCAAAGTTCAGTGGTTGAAATTTCGATGAACTCTTTTGCTTAATAAAAGTCCCATTTTGCATTCAAATAATCCGATTCCAGCGTGCATTTGAAGCTCATAAACCGTTTGAATTGCATGTTAAGAGATTTGAACGAGAATCTTAAAAATTCTGATTTAGGAGATGCAACTAAGAAAAGATCCAAAAATTTCAAGTCTaagtttttgtttgaaatcCGTCGGGAGAAGAAGAACTTCCGGCCTGTTCTGATTAGTTGCAGAAATGGGTTGTGAGTTTCTGACTAGAGATGGTAGGCACTCACCTAGGATCTCGAGCTCCCTCTTGATGTTCTCTCTGTCCAAGTAAGCTGCGAGCCTGGTTGCAGACGAGCTCGGGCAGTAGAAGAAGCAGAGGAGTCCCCAAAGAGACAGGAAGATGAGAACGGCGAGCGGCAGGGCAAACGCCGACCAGTTGGCGTATCCGATGCGTTTCCGTTGAGGGAAGTAGCTCTCCCACATCCCCACTAGGATGAGGTTCACCCCCGTCCCCGTCATGGTGCTGATCCCTCCGATGGTGGCCGAGTATATGACCCCCAGCACCACCGCCTTGTAGAACCCAGAGATCGCCGGATCCCCGCCGCTGCTGCTCGGGAGCCGCTGAAGCACGCCGGTGGCCACCGGCATCATCATAACCGTCGCGGCCATGTTGCTCATCCACATGCTGAGGAAGGCAGTGGTGGAGCAGATGCCGAGCAGAAGGAGCCTGGGTTTGAGCGGCTCGCCGCAGAAGGCGGCGGTGATCTGCAGCGCGAGTCGGCGGTGCACGCCGTAGTGCTCGACGGCGAGCGCGAGGATGAGGCTGCCGAGGACGAGCGAGATGACGTCGTTCATGTACGAGCGGGCGACGTGCTCGGCGTCCATGACGCCGAgaatggggaagaggaagagtGGGGAGAGGGAGGTGACGGGGACGGGCACGGCCTCGGTTATCCACCAAAAAAAGATCCACGCGAGCGCTGCCAACGTGTTCCGGCTGGCGCCACCGCCGTCGATCTGAACGAAGGCGATGATGGCAGCGCAGAGCAGCGGTCCGGCGACTATGAAGATGGTCCTCTTGGAGAGCCATGAAGGGATTCCGGCCGGAAGTTGGGTGGCGGAGGAGCTGTGGAGAGGCAAGAGGGGAGCAATGCTCTCGTTGTTGTCCATTTTGGTATAATGGCCTTTTGGATCATTCTCTTGAATGACGAACTCCTGTCATTTTTATATGGAAGACGATGCTTCCTCCACTTGTCGCTTATACAAAACCAGCGTAAAAGTCTGGTGGCCGGAAAAAGGTCCCAcgtatattataaaaaaaaaaggtactgatttgtaaattttaaaattatataccTGGGAAAAAGTGCAGAACGGCTGCACTTTAggctgtaaaaaaaattattcctGAACTCTCGTAGAAGCAGCGGAGGACCACGTCAATTAGATTTTGcatataaaagtttttaaaattacaagccttggtaaaactttttcaaaagttaccCTAGGTGTTCCGTTTGATAGTAGAGTAAAATTTTGAGTTGTAAAATTAGggttattaaaaaatttaacctCTTCAAGTTCGATTCATCGAATTTGGCAGAGTAATTTTTCATGTGTTTGATTTGAGTATAAAAGGTCATACAAAAGTAGTAAGTTTTCTCTTCTTATGCACATTAAAATCtatgtgcatcaaacggggcttAATAGATCAAATCCTAACgataaaatttaattaaaaaaaaaaaacctaacgCTATCAAACACCAAAGCTTGTTATAGACTAGCTTTATGTACTTAATTTCATTAagtataacaaaaaaaaaaatcataattaataccttaaaaaaaaactttgtttctgtagagataaaaatgaaaaaggctGACGTTTTGATTGTTAGAACTAAGTTGGACTTACCGTTGTTTGGTCTTAAAATCC harbors:
- the LOC116258181 gene encoding tonoplast dicarboxylate transporter; translation: MDNNESIAPLLPLHSSSATQLPAGIPSWLSKRTIFIVAGPLLCAAIIAFVQIDGGGASRNTLAALAWIFFWWITEAVPVPVTSLSPLFLFPILGVMDAEHVARSYMNDVISLVLGSLILALAVEHYGVHRRLALQITAAFCGEPLKPRLLLLGICSTTAFLSMWMSNMAATVMMMPVATGVLQRLPSSSGGDPAISGFYKAVVLGVIYSATIGGISTMTGTGVNLILVGMWESYFPQRKRIGYANWSAFALPLAVLIFLSLWGLLCFFYCPSSSATRLAAYLDRENIKRELEILGPTTFEEKMIFLVFGGLVALWMTRSITNDIPGWEVLFQGRVGDGTVSILMATLLFIIPNKKQKGEALMDWNKCKKLQWSIILLLGAGFAIADGVRLSGLADLLSRSLTFLQKVPYVGVAPAVCLITSTMTEFASNNATATLVLPLLIQLASTLNVHPLLLMVPGGIGAQFAFLLPTGTPSNIIGFTTGHIEIKDMIRTGLPLKLAGIGALALLMPTLGNLVFVDGGPKFHAG